The Aneurinibacillus uraniidurans genome segment TTTTCCTTATCTTATTCCTGCTTATTCCCACTCGATTGTTGCCGGTGGCTTAGAAGTAATATCATACACAACACGGTTAATGTGTTTCACTTCGTTTACGATGCGAACTGAGATTTTCTCTAGTACATCGAACGGAATGCGCGCCCAGTCTGCTGTCATGCCGTCAATGGATGTAACCGCACGAATTCCAATCGTATAATCATACGTACGACCGTCTCCCATAACGCCTACACTGCGCACGTCTGGAAGTACAGTGAAGTACTGCCATATGTCACGATCAAGACCTGCTTTTTTGATTTCATCGCGCAGGACAAAGTCAGACTCACGAACGATTTCGAGTTTCTCTTCCGTTACTTCACCAAGCACACGAATACCAAGACCTGGGCCTGGGAATGGCTGACGCCATACGATTTCATGCGGCATACCAAGCTCTTCGCCCACTTTGCGCACTTCATCTTTGAACAACTTGTTCAGCGGCTCAATCAATTCGAACTTCATATCTTCTGGCAGACCGCCCACGTTATGGTGTGACTTGATTGTTTGTGCTGTCGCCGTACCACTTTCTACAATATCTGTATACAGTGTACCTTGTGCAAGGAAGTCCATGTCAGTCAGCTTACTTGCTTCTTCTTCAAATACATAAATGAATTCGTTACCGATAATTTTGCGCTTTTGTTCAGGATCAGATACCCCTTTTAGTTTACCCAAGAAGCGATCACGCGCATCAATTTTGATCAAGTTCATATGGAACTTCTCACCGAATGTTTCCATAACACTTTCTGCTTCACCTTTGCGCAGCAAACCATGGTCTACGAACATGCAAGTCAGTTGAT includes the following:
- the guaA gene encoding glutamine-hydrolyzing GMP synthase — encoded protein: MDKPKELVVVLDFGGQYNQLIARRVRDLGVFSELVPYNMPAEELKKLNPKGIIFSGGPASVYAEGAPQSDPAIYDLGVPVLGICYGMQLMSHQLKGKVESANVREYGRSDIAIHNDTPFFKDLNKTETVWMSHTDKVIEVPEGFRIDASNEACPVAAISHPERNFYGVQFHPEVRHSVRGNDMIKNFLFEICKCEGSWTMENYIDMMVEEIRQQVGDKKVLCALSGGVDSSVVAVLIHKAIGDQLTCMFVDHGLLRKGEAESVMETFGEKFHMNLIKIDARDRFLGKLKGVSDPEQKRKIIGNEFIYVFEEEASKLTDMDFLAQGTLYTDIVESGTATAQTIKSHHNVGGLPEDMKFELIEPLNKLFKDEVRKVGEELGMPHEIVWRQPFPGPGLGIRVLGEVTEEKLEIVRESDFVLRDEIKKAGLDRDIWQYFTVLPDVRSVGVMGDGRTYDYTIGIRAVTSIDGMTADWARIPFDVLEKISVRIVNEVKHINRVVYDITSKPPATIEWE